From Caloranaerobacter sp. TR13, one genomic window encodes:
- the yabQ gene encoding spore cortex biosynthesis protein YabQ has protein sequence MGNTVESQAYIFLLTMYGGVLIGFVYDLYRIFRYFFKPKKIATLVEDLIFWIIVSIIALATLIFSNWGELRGYVFLGFICGVLIYTKLLSKPVITLMVYLIRVFIKLLKYVINILTYPLRIIIDLLSIPFKKLNDKVNRLNKSIRKITKLPKRIFNDIRKYTSTILLKK, from the coding sequence GTGGGGAACACAGTTGAGAGTCAAGCTTATATTTTTTTACTTACTATGTATGGTGGAGTATTGATTGGCTTTGTATATGATTTATATAGGATATTTAGGTATTTTTTTAAACCTAAGAAAATTGCTACCTTAGTTGAAGATTTAATTTTTTGGATTATTGTATCAATAATAGCTCTAGCTACACTAATTTTTAGTAATTGGGGAGAATTAAGAGGTTATGTTTTTTTAGGTTTCATTTGTGGTGTATTAATTTATACAAAACTTCTGAGTAAGCCAGTTATAACTCTAATGGTTTATTTAATAAGAGTATTTATTAAGTTGCTTAAATATGTAATAAATATACTGACATATCCATTGAGGATTATTATAGATTTATTATCAATTCCTTTTAAAAAATTGAATGATAAAGTTAATAGATTAAATAAAAGCATAAGAAAAATAACTAAATTACCAAAACGTATTTTTAATGATATTAGAAAGTACACAAGTACTATATTGCTAAAAAAATAA
- a CDS encoding septum formation initiator family protein, which produces MRKTKQKRRFRLRYILLLACLFYLSTIFFNQQKMMRDLEQEKKAKEDKINSLNVEIAELQDKIRYADTPEFIEKIAREELNMLKPGEIIYIDKEKNKNKFIKGIGN; this is translated from the coding sequence ATGCGCAAAACTAAACAGAAGAGAAGGTTTAGACTTAGATACATATTGTTATTAGCATGTTTATTTTATTTAAGTACCATATTTTTCAATCAGCAAAAAATGATGAGAGATTTAGAACAAGAAAAAAAAGCAAAAGAGGATAAGATTAACAGTTTGAACGTAGAAATTGCAGAACTTCAAGATAAAATCAGATATGCTGATACCCCTGAGTTTATTGAAAAAATTGCTAGAGAAGAATTAAATATGCTTAAACCTGGTGAAATAATATATATAGATAAGGAGAAAAATAAAAATAAATTTATTAAAGGTATTGGCAACTAA
- the spoIIE gene encoding stage II sporulation protein E: MINRAELLTVKEENTFLKILRNLVLKLNFKNIAIGLLALLISRASIMDGLTPFGIAFLTAYLIRYGNALGIITLLSLGILSIHGLSAYYYLVVIWLLFFLNTVLKNRTKVSTLRYSVLSFLLLIMTKTILLLTSTFYMYDFIMAMFEGVIVFTLTYIFSYSISIFERRLNDIFTNEEIISAAIMISLAISGLGDITIIDLSLKRIVGVIIILIFAYFKGPAFGTTIGVTIGLITGMSNNNVPLIISVYGFSGLLGGLFKDLGKLGTSLGFIIGNAIMSFYINGFVESMLLYKEIAVSIFIFFMLAISLEKNNGVIFGNNGLTYSNIQYSKRIRDITYKRLKEVSNVFNELASTFKKAAETKSFSQQKDISNFVDEVVNDVCKACSMYKFCWEQDFYTAYHSMFDIMNLIELNGNINKNSLPEYFAKRCLKPQYIIDKCNYLFDIYRVNHRWEKKILESRQLVTDQLEGVATIINDLANIIYKDIRFANDLEKEIYLKLKENVIDVKEVNCTQFQDGKFEILLELKSCKGKGMCLKDIVPIVSKVVGFDLTRDKFSCSIPGKNNRCSLKLIKANRYGAITKVCKWDESFNYVSGDSYTFGENENDYFIALSDGMGIGRKANQESNITISLLEKFLEAGFDKELALKTINSILLLKSSDEMFSTIDMTIIDLYLGKAQFIKIGSAPTFIKRKDRVDIINAKSLPVGILKDVDFQVYEDNIEDGDLIIMMSDGVLDSNDKVEDKEGWMAEIISNISSVNPQKIATEIINIAKSVNIDKNKDDMTVLVTKVWKRR, encoded by the coding sequence ATGATAAATAGAGCTGAATTACTTACGGTTAAAGAGGAAAATACTTTTTTAAAAATTTTAAGGAATTTAGTTTTAAAACTGAACTTTAAAAATATAGCAATAGGTCTTTTAGCATTATTAATATCACGAGCATCTATAATGGATGGATTAACGCCTTTTGGAATTGCATTTCTAACAGCGTATTTAATTAGATATGGTAATGCTTTAGGTATAATAACTCTTTTGTCTCTTGGGATATTAAGCATTCATGGCTTGAGTGCATATTATTATCTAGTGGTGATATGGTTATTATTTTTCTTAAATACAGTTTTAAAAAACAGAACTAAAGTAAGCACATTAAGATATTCTGTTTTATCATTCCTTTTATTAATTATGACAAAAACTATTTTATTGCTTACAAGTACTTTTTATATGTATGACTTTATTATGGCGATGTTTGAAGGTGTAATAGTATTCACATTAACATATATTTTTTCATATAGTATTTCTATTTTTGAAAGAAGGCTAAATGACATCTTTACAAATGAAGAAATTATAAGTGCAGCAATAATGATTTCATTAGCTATTTCAGGATTAGGAGATATAACTATTATAGATTTATCTTTAAAAAGAATTGTTGGAGTAATTATTATTTTAATATTTGCTTACTTTAAAGGACCAGCATTTGGAACTACTATTGGAGTGACAATTGGATTGATAACGGGAATGTCAAATAACAATGTACCACTAATTATTTCAGTGTACGGCTTTTCAGGATTGTTAGGTGGATTATTTAAGGATTTAGGTAAATTAGGAACTAGTTTGGGCTTTATTATAGGAAATGCTATAATGTCTTTTTATATAAATGGTTTTGTAGAAAGTATGCTTTTATATAAGGAGATTGCAGTTAGTATTTTTATATTTTTTATGTTAGCTATTTCGTTAGAAAAAAATAATGGAGTGATATTCGGTAATAATGGTTTGACTTATTCAAATATACAATATAGTAAAAGAATAAGAGATATAACTTATAAAAGATTAAAAGAAGTGTCTAATGTATTTAATGAGTTAGCATCAACATTTAAAAAAGCAGCAGAAACAAAAAGTTTTTCACAACAAAAAGACATATCGAATTTTGTAGATGAAGTAGTTAATGATGTTTGTAAAGCTTGCAGTATGTATAAATTTTGCTGGGAGCAGGATTTTTACACTGCATATCATTCGATGTTTGATATTATGAATTTAATAGAACTTAATGGAAATATAAATAAAAATTCATTGCCAGAATATTTTGCAAAAAGATGCTTGAAGCCACAATATATAATAGATAAATGTAATTATCTGTTTGATATATACAGGGTTAATCATAGATGGGAGAAGAAGATTTTAGAAAGTAGACAATTAGTAACTGATCAATTAGAAGGAGTAGCTACTATAATTAATGACTTGGCAAATATTATTTATAAAGATATTAGATTTGCTAATGATTTAGAAAAAGAAATTTATTTAAAACTGAAAGAAAATGTAATTGATGTAAAAGAAGTAAATTGCACACAATTTCAAGATGGAAAATTTGAAATCTTATTGGAATTAAAGTCTTGTAAAGGAAAAGGTATGTGTTTGAAGGATATTGTACCTATTGTTTCTAAAGTTGTTGGATTTGATTTAACTAGAGATAAATTTAGCTGCAGTATACCTGGAAAAAATAATAGATGTAGCCTAAAACTTATAAAAGCTAATAGGTATGGTGCTATAACAAAGGTTTGTAAATGGGACGAGTCATTTAATTATGTTTCAGGTGACAGTTACACTTTTGGTGAAAATGAAAATGACTATTTTATAGCTTTGAGTGATGGAATGGGGATAGGCAGAAAAGCGAATCAAGAAAGCAATATAACTATTTCGCTTTTAGAGAAGTTTTTAGAGGCAGGTTTTGATAAAGAATTAGCACTTAAAACTATTAACTCAATTTTACTTTTAAAATCGTCTGATGAAATGTTTTCAACTATTGATATGACTATAATAGATTTATATTTGGGGAAGGCACAATTTATTAAAATTGGCTCTGCTCCAACATTTATAAAGAGGAAGGATAGAGTAGACATAATAAATGCTAAGAGTTTACCTGTAGGCATATTAAAAGACGTGGATTTTCAGGTTTATGAAGATAATATAGAGGATGGCGATTTAATAATAATGATGTCAGATGGTGTTTTAGATTCTAATGATAAAGTAGAGGATAAAGAAGGGTGGATGGCAGAGATTATCAGCAATATATCTAGTGTTAATCCTCAAAAAATTGCTACAGAAATAATTAATATAGCTAAATCTGTAAATATTGATAAAAATAAGGATGATATGACAGTTCTTGTGACTAAGGTTTGGAAGAGAAGGTAA
- a CDS encoding vWA domain-containing protein: protein MDKKGLIRQIILVSDGESNVGIDPVEVSKKAKEMGIIVSTIGIVNNRTKEKPLAEIQQIANQGGGIWEVTDLESFSKTMEMLTIKTVHKTIQEAVNKELKNILGEGLEDFNPESRRKIINVIDKLGEEVDIRCCIVIDLSGSMTNKISIARNSIINLLRILKQRKGKTEIAVVGFPGKDYELYKTICDFTEDIDELQKSLSNITTGGTTPTGPALQRAIEMLLDIKEMNKGILAANIV from the coding sequence ATGGACAAGAAAGGATTAATAAGACAAATAATATTGGTAAGTGATGGGGAATCTAATGTAGGTATAGATCCTGTCGAGGTATCTAAAAAAGCTAAGGAAATGGGAATAATTGTGAGTACTATAGGGATAGTTAACAATAGGACAAAAGAAAAGCCTCTAGCTGAGATTCAACAGATAGCTAACCAAGGAGGAGGAATTTGGGAAGTAACAGATTTGGAGAGCTTTTCGAAAACTATGGAAATGTTAACAATTAAAACAGTTCATAAAACTATACAAGAGGCTGTAAATAAAGAATTAAAAAATATACTTGGTGAGGGGTTAGAAGATTTTAATCCTGAATCTAGGAGGAAAATAATTAATGTCATTGATAAACTTGGTGAAGAAGTGGACATTAGATGCTGTATAGTTATTGATTTAAGTGGTAGCATGACTAATAAGATAAGTATAGCTAGAAATAGTATTATTAATTTATTGAGAATACTTAAGCAAAGAAAAGGTAAAACAGAAATCGCAGTTGTGGGTTTCCCAGGTAAAGATTATGAATTATACAAAACTATTTGTGATTTTACAGAAGATATTGATGAATTGCAGAAAAGCTTAAGCAATATAACTACAGGTGGGACAACTCCAACAGGACCAGCTCTGCAAAGAGCTATAGAAATGTTATTAGATATAAAAGAAATGAACAAAGGAATACTTGCAGCAAATATAGTGTAA
- a CDS encoding protein kinase domain-containing protein has product MLKRGDKVIGKWYKNEYTVLEKIGQGGVGTVYKVIDHKGYIKALKISEDIMSLTREFEIIHKLPLSNNIPIVYEIDDWVYKNKKYYYIVMEYIEGDNLKEIINKNKLSIREVLGISLILSGLINKLYQMGYIYGDLKLENIIVDRKTKKVMFVDFGGVIKKNGCIKEFTPTYDINSWGIENKNSHIERLIFSTTMLMICLITRREYAPFHTSMKEILTIIDSLNISEKLKIFMKDGLLNKFNDINYYIERLKMLFIESANNPPIISNDIINLIFIVSICFFVLTIFLGIKFYV; this is encoded by the coding sequence ATGCTTAAGAGAGGAGATAAAGTTATAGGTAAATGGTATAAAAATGAATATACAGTACTTGAAAAAATAGGTCAGGGTGGCGTAGGTACAGTATATAAGGTTATAGATCATAAAGGGTATATAAAAGCATTGAAAATAAGTGAAGATATAATGTCTTTAACTAGAGAATTTGAAATCATACATAAACTCCCCTTATCAAATAATATACCTATAGTTTATGAAATTGATGATTGGGTATATAAGAACAAGAAATATTATTATATTGTTATGGAGTATATAGAAGGAGATAATTTAAAAGAAATTATTAATAAAAATAAATTAAGTATAAGAGAAGTTTTAGGGATATCATTAATATTATCCGGACTTATAAACAAACTTTATCAGATGGGATATATTTATGGAGATTTAAAACTAGAGAATATCATAGTAGATAGAAAAACTAAAAAGGTAATGTTTGTGGATTTTGGTGGAGTAATCAAAAAAAATGGATGCATTAAAGAATTTACTCCTACATATGATATAAATTCATGGGGAATAGAAAATAAAAATTCACATATTGAAAGATTGATTTTCAGCACAACTATGTTAATGATATGCCTTATTACTAGACGAGAATATGCTCCCTTTCATACTTCAATGAAAGAAATATTAACGATTATAGATTCACTTAATATAAGCGAGAAACTTAAAATATTTATGAAAGATGGTTTGTTAAATAAATTTAATGATATAAATTACTATATAGAAAGACTAAAAATGCTTTTTATTGAATCGGCTAATAATCCACCTATAATTAGTAATGACATTATTAATTTAATATTTATAGTGAGCATATGTTTTTTTGTATTAACTATATTTTTAGGAATAAAATTTTATGTATAA
- the tilS gene encoding tRNA lysidine(34) synthetase TilS, translated as MKEKVIDTIIKNNLIEKGDNILVGVSGGPDSMALLYVLREAMKKIDFKLYIAHVNHGVRGKEADEDEEYVREVADKLGTPFYSIKVDMTKYAKENKLSEEEAGREIRYGFFRQVLSQIGNGKIAVAHNKNDQAETLMMRFIRGTGLDGLKGMDYKNGDIIRPLLDVSRDEIERYIKENNIEVRIDKTNFKPIYSRNKIRLELIPFIKDNFNENFIDTIYRTSRLMSIDSDFLKKHALEKYEQMIHKENKNKIIISREKFLDQHDSIKSRILRIAIEKLLGHIKGIEEKHIYDAINLVFNNNTGKRIHLPKNIQITIGYDYFTVQKIDLKNEIKNYEYIIDIDKSTKIDDLKCEIITEILDANEVDIKNNRFIKYFDYDKIYGNLYIRNRKPGDKFFPLGMKGKKKLKDFFIDLKIPRDIRDKIPLLVDDCNIIWVVGYRISELYKIKPETKRILKVQIKYKEDLYETRYSTNIN; from the coding sequence ATGAAGGAGAAAGTAATAGATACGATTATAAAAAACAATTTAATTGAAAAAGGAGACAATATTCTTGTAGGTGTTTCGGGAGGGCCTGATTCAATGGCTCTTCTTTATGTTCTAAGAGAAGCTATGAAAAAAATTGATTTTAAATTGTATATTGCACATGTTAATCATGGTGTTAGAGGTAAAGAAGCAGATGAAGACGAAGAATATGTAAGGGAAGTAGCTGATAAATTAGGGACTCCTTTTTATTCAATAAAAGTAGATATGACTAAATATGCTAAAGAAAATAAGCTTTCTGAAGAGGAAGCTGGTAGGGAGATAAGATATGGTTTTTTTAGACAAGTGTTATCACAAATAGGGAATGGTAAGATTGCAGTTGCTCATAATAAAAATGACCAAGCAGAAACTTTGATGATGAGATTTATAAGGGGAACAGGATTAGACGGTTTAAAGGGAATGGATTATAAAAATGGCGATATTATAAGGCCATTGTTAGATGTTAGTAGGGATGAGATTGAAAGATATATAAAAGAAAATAATATTGAAGTTAGAATTGATAAAACAAATTTCAAGCCAATTTATAGTAGAAATAAAATTAGGCTTGAGCTTATTCCTTTTATCAAAGACAACTTTAATGAAAATTTTATTGATACTATTTATAGAACTTCAAGATTGATGTCTATAGATAGTGATTTTCTGAAAAAGCATGCTTTAGAAAAATATGAACAGATGATACATAAAGAGAATAAAAATAAGATCATTATAAGTAGAGAAAAATTTTTAGATCAGCATGATTCTATAAAGTCTAGGATATTGAGAATAGCAATTGAGAAATTATTAGGACATATTAAGGGAATAGAAGAAAAGCATATATATGATGCTATCAATCTTGTATTTAATAATAATACAGGAAAAAGGATTCATTTACCTAAAAATATACAAATTACTATAGGTTATGATTATTTTACAGTACAAAAAATAGATTTGAAGAATGAAATAAAAAATTATGAGTATATAATTGATATAGATAAATCAACAAAAATTGATGATCTAAAGTGCGAAATAATTACGGAAATATTGGATGCTAATGAAGTTGATATAAAAAATAATAGGTTTATAAAATATTTTGATTATGATAAAATATATGGAAACTTATATATTAGAAATAGAAAACCTGGGGATAAATTTTTCCCTTTAGGAATGAAAGGGAAAAAGAAACTAAAAGATTTTTTTATAGATTTAAAAATTCCTAGAGATATAAGAGACAAAATCCCACTTTTAGTAGATGATTGCAATATTATTTGGGTTGTAGGTTATAGGATAAGTGAGCTTTATAAAATTAAACCTGAAACTAAAAGGATTTTAAAAGTACAAATTAAATATAAGGAGGATTTATATGAAACAAGATATTCGACAAATATTAATTGA
- the hpt gene encoding hypoxanthine phosphoribosyltransferase codes for MKQDIRQILIESDELQKRIKELGEEITKDYKDKDLVVICVLKGAVLFMSDLCKNIDIPLSMDFMAVSSYGSSTQSSGVVRILKDLDSSIEGKDVLIVEDIIDTGLTLSYLVENLKSRGPRSVKICTLLDKPERRKVEVKVDYIGFTIPDEFVVGYGLDFNEKYRNLPYVCVLKEEVYE; via the coding sequence ATGAAACAAGATATTCGACAAATATTAATTGAATCAGATGAATTACAAAAAAGAATTAAAGAATTAGGTGAAGAAATAACTAAAGATTATAAAGATAAGGATTTAGTTGTAATTTGTGTACTTAAAGGAGCAGTACTGTTTATGTCAGATTTATGTAAAAATATTGATATACCATTAAGTATGGACTTTATGGCTGTATCTAGTTATGGTTCATCAACACAATCATCAGGAGTTGTAAGAATTTTGAAAGATTTAGATTCAAGCATTGAAGGTAAAGATGTATTGATTGTAGAAGATATAATAGATACAGGGTTAACTTTAAGCTATTTAGTTGAAAATCTTAAGTCTAGAGGTCCTAGGAGTGTAAAGATATGTACTCTGCTTGATAAACCTGAGAGAAGAAAAGTTGAAGTCAAAGTAGATTATATAGGTTTTACAATACCAGATGAGTTTGTTGTAGGTTATGGGCTAGACTTTAATGAAAAATATAGAAATTTACCATATGTATGTGTTCTTAAAGAAGAAGTTTATGAATAA